A genomic window from Pseudomonadales bacterium includes:
- a CDS encoding DUF2058 domain-containing protein, whose product MAGSLRDQLVQAGLATAAQAKKAERQARVEKQSQAQSNKTPGDGNAASGNPGTSKKKARQQSRPDPSAPANVKERARALNAAKSEKARALSRIANEKAAAKALRAQIKQIILQNDQRSKTRNDDDVPYNFVHGRKIKKIYVPRAQQEQLSSGRLVIVNNDGLYHLVSRDVAEQIRARDPGRIIAAHADKPAEASPDDDYYAKYAVPDDLDW is encoded by the coding sequence ATGGCCGGTAGTTTGCGTGACCAGCTCGTGCAGGCAGGACTGGCAACAGCCGCACAGGCGAAGAAAGCAGAACGCCAGGCGCGGGTTGAAAAGCAGTCCCAGGCGCAATCGAATAAAACACCGGGCGACGGCAATGCGGCCAGTGGCAATCCGGGCACGAGTAAAAAGAAAGCCCGGCAGCAATCGCGACCGGATCCGTCCGCGCCTGCCAATGTAAAGGAGCGCGCCCGCGCACTGAACGCTGCAAAATCCGAGAAGGCCCGGGCACTGTCCCGGATCGCCAATGAAAAAGCCGCGGCTAAAGCCCTCCGCGCCCAGATCAAACAGATCATTCTGCAGAACGATCAGCGCTCGAAGACCCGCAACGACGATGATGTGCCCTACAACTTTGTCCATGGCAGGAAGATCAAGAAGATCTACGTCCCACGCGCCCAGCAGGAGCAGCTCAGCAGCGGCAGACTGGTGATCGTCAACAACGATGGCCTCTACCACCTGGTATCCCGGGACGTTGCAGAGCAGATCCGGGCCCGGGATCCGGGGCGCATCATCGCCGCACACGCCGACAAGCCTGCAGAGGCGAGCCCGGACGACGACTACTATGCGAAGTATGCCGTCCCCGATGATCTGGACTGGTAA
- a CDS encoding Gfo/Idh/MocA family oxidoreductase, with amino-acid sequence MSPPASKQASASKKSVARRADSALSMSWRAVLGAGKAIYLEKPVATTPEDASAVCRLAACHSNVFRVGLQYRYKAIYAEAIAEVFERGVLGKVHNVSMLEHRFPFLDKVGQWNKFNEYTGGTLIEKCCHYFDLLNLFAGGRPTQVFASGGQAVNFKTFNYKNHPADGLDHAQLVISYDNAVVGGLSLCMFVPGSREELVVCGERGRLQASEQSRLGEANENSLELWLGEEGVSRISTPAYPRYIDRAGHQGSTFFAHAAFIDDLQRGSSDGPSPADAFWSIMVGAAAQASIDERAAIDVASLLPEDFDPAVLCTPASAAARMEAPGCLSPR; translated from the coding sequence ATGTCACCACCGGCCAGCAAGCAGGCCTCCGCTTCGAAGAAGTCTGTCGCCCGCAGGGCCGATTCGGCCTTGTCGATGAGCTGGCGGGCGGTGCTGGGAGCCGGGAAGGCCATTTACCTGGAAAAACCCGTGGCCACGACCCCGGAGGATGCATCTGCCGTCTGCCGTCTCGCCGCCTGCCACTCGAACGTATTCCGTGTCGGGCTGCAGTACCGCTACAAGGCGATTTACGCCGAGGCTATTGCTGAAGTGTTTGAACGCGGTGTGCTGGGCAAGGTACACAACGTCAGCATGCTCGAACATCGCTTTCCTTTCCTAGATAAAGTCGGTCAGTGGAACAAGTTCAACGAATACACCGGTGGCACCCTGATCGAGAAATGCTGTCACTACTTCGATCTGCTGAATCTATTTGCAGGCGGCCGTCCGACCCAGGTGTTTGCCAGCGGCGGACAGGCCGTCAACTTCAAAACGTTCAACTACAAGAACCACCCCGCGGATGGGCTCGATCATGCACAACTGGTGATCAGCTATGACAATGCTGTGGTGGGGGGATTGTCGCTGTGCATGTTTGTGCCCGGTTCCCGGGAAGAACTGGTAGTGTGTGGCGAGCGCGGTCGACTCCAGGCGAGTGAACAATCCCGGCTCGGTGAGGCCAACGAGAACAGTCTCGAGCTCTGGCTCGGTGAGGAAGGCGTGTCGAGAATCAGCACGCCTGCCTATCCGCGCTACATCGACCGGGCCGGCCACCAGGGTTCGACCTTCTTCGCCCATGCAGCCTTCATCGACGATCTGCAGCGCGGCAGCAGCGATGGCCCCAGTCCTGCTGATGCGTTCTGGTCGATCATGGTGGGCGCTGCAGCTCAGGCTTCAATCGATGAACGGGCCGCCATCGATGTGGCATCCCTGCTTCCGGAAGACTTCGATCCCGCAGTACTCTGTACACCGGCCAGCGCAGCCGCCCGGATGGAGGCACCAGGGTGCTTGTCACCGCGCTGA
- a CDS encoding acyl-CoA dehydrogenase family protein, giving the protein MNDLKAFRADTRRWLEVSCPESMRTKMVPGEEVNGGSRRRGSNPDAYLWLERMASRGWTVPTWPKEYGGGGLDKATFLILLEELQRIHARPPLGGMGVSMIGPTLLEYGTEDQKRRHLPAIARGETAWCQGYSEPGAGSDLASLSTRAEDTGDCYLVNGSKIWTSGANHADWIFCLVRTDREAPKHQGISFLLFSMDSPGVSTRPIVLINGHSPFCQTFFDNVRVPREDLVHRVNEGWTVAKRLLQHERSGLAALASADTAGPMERIRPGVPLAQLAQQYAGPQAPVDPLLRDAIIRTGMLRRAFLLTRTRAVEEAEADTPGAATSIFKYVEARYVQSQLELQLQIRGTRGVGWAGDGFSEEEIRMGRLWLEAKAISIAGGSNEIQLNIIAKRVLGLPD; this is encoded by the coding sequence GTGAACGATCTCAAAGCATTTCGCGCAGACACACGTCGCTGGCTCGAAGTCAGCTGCCCGGAGTCGATGCGCACGAAGATGGTGCCGGGTGAAGAGGTCAACGGCGGCAGCAGGCGCCGGGGTAGCAATCCGGACGCCTATCTGTGGCTCGAACGCATGGCCTCCCGGGGTTGGACAGTGCCGACCTGGCCGAAAGAATACGGGGGAGGCGGGCTCGACAAAGCCACTTTTCTGATTCTCCTCGAAGAGCTGCAGCGCATCCACGCCCGGCCACCCCTCGGTGGCATGGGTGTCTCGATGATTGGTCCCACCCTGCTCGAATATGGCACTGAGGATCAGAAACGCCGCCACCTGCCGGCGATCGCGCGCGGAGAAACCGCCTGGTGCCAGGGTTACAGTGAACCGGGCGCAGGTTCGGACCTGGCCAGTCTGAGTACCCGGGCCGAGGATACGGGCGACTGTTATCTGGTCAACGGATCGAAGATCTGGACCTCCGGGGCCAATCATGCGGACTGGATTTTCTGCCTGGTGCGCACCGACCGGGAGGCACCGAAGCATCAGGGCATCAGCTTCCTGCTGTTTTCGATGGACAGCCCCGGCGTGTCTACCAGACCCATTGTGCTGATCAACGGGCACTCGCCCTTCTGCCAGACCTTCTTCGACAATGTCCGGGTGCCCAGGGAAGATCTGGTGCACCGGGTCAACGAGGGGTGGACCGTGGCGAAGCGCCTGCTGCAGCATGAGCGCTCGGGACTGGCGGCGCTTGCGAGTGCAGATACCGCGGGGCCCATGGAACGGATCCGTCCCGGTGTGCCGCTGGCACAGCTGGCACAGCAGTACGCAGGCCCCCAGGCTCCAGTCGATCCGCTGCTGCGGGATGCGATCATCCGCACCGGGATGCTGAGACGGGCTTTCCTGCTGACCCGGACACGCGCAGTGGAAGAAGCGGAAGCGGATACCCCCGGGGCTGCGACGTCGATTTTCAAGTATGTCGAAGCGCGCTATGTGCAGTCTCAGCTCGAGCTGCAGTTGCAGATCCGGGGCACCCGGGGTGTCGGCTGGGCGGGTGATGGTTTCAGCGAAGAAGAGATCAGAATGGGCCGACTCTGGCTCGAGGCCAAAGCGATATCGATCGCCGGTGGCTCCAACGAGATACAGTTGAACATCATCGCCAAGCGCGTGCTGGGACTGCCCGACTGA
- the prsT gene encoding PEP-CTERM system TPR-repeat protein PrsT translates to MSKRFVGLSVIVLSLLLSACDSTTAEQHLQRANDYFDSGELRTAVIELKNALQKQPDLGAARLLLGRTQFLLGDYPSALKEFERARDLGASDDRLQSEYLTSKNRLGRYQEVIGELEEAGALTPELAVVLGDAYLAGSDLAKAKPLYQQAAETVHGRLGLGTIAWAQGDFSTAGDQFAAAAQQAPGDRDVWLRKAEFELSQGLLDESIRSFQAALELPGGAISARLGLTRAYLAQGQLELAATEVDQVLRSSSGLFLAHYLDALIKYQRKDFNGAEAALREVQRTVPDHAPSLYLMGAVKFQQDQLNQAADTLQRYLAGDRGNESAGKLLAAVRMKQGNREAVYETLQPYLAGSRDPQILAMAGTASLQLGRTAQATELLQRAVELAPDAAVFRNQLALSLLSAGEDTRALGALESAIAVDGNQFQSDMLLAMLHMKEGNYAAAVQASRAIVEKNSTSPLGYNMEGAALLGEGDIDAARKAFERALEVDAAFLPAASNLARLDRSEGDLAGAIQRFESVLAANPEEVGALLGLADLVANEGRLKEAEEYLARVVAIRPDNVRAQMGLVRLQLAQNQLSRADVQLKSLLDLAPDNVDVLMLAAELALRKGDNQAALAATERLQTLAGTRGMGSASFLAGLGTLQSRTGQIALARRNLEAAMAAQPSDAQRVLLQLELARLDLREKQVARAQQRLSELSDAEAARPDVALLQADVLLAQGDQEGAYLGYETLAAAGVREGVMRVALLRQQQGRIDDALARLDDWIRSNPEDVGAKLLRADALMRQSDKAAAISQYEQLLSADNPIVLNNLAWLYMERGDKRALSAAQRATELAPDNPDILDTLGWVLVQSGDAKGALRHLRRSAQLNPDNATVRYHLAIAYLEGGDRAAAATELRQALQLGEFPEATEARARLAELSAS, encoded by the coding sequence GTGTCGAAACGATTTGTGGGCCTTTCTGTCATTGTGCTGTCGTTGCTGCTCAGCGCCTGCGACAGCACGACCGCCGAGCAGCATCTGCAGCGTGCGAATGACTATTTTGACTCTGGCGAACTGCGTACCGCCGTCATCGAACTCAAGAACGCCCTGCAGAAACAACCCGATCTGGGTGCGGCGCGGCTGCTGCTTGGCCGCACCCAGTTTCTGCTTGGCGACTATCCCAGTGCGCTGAAGGAATTCGAACGCGCACGGGATCTGGGTGCATCAGACGACCGGCTGCAGTCCGAATATCTCACCAGTAAGAACCGCCTGGGGCGCTATCAGGAAGTCATCGGAGAGCTGGAAGAAGCGGGCGCGCTGACCCCCGAACTGGCCGTCGTGCTCGGAGATGCCTATCTTGCGGGGAGCGATCTGGCCAAGGCAAAGCCACTGTACCAGCAGGCGGCTGAGACGGTTCATGGCAGGCTGGGTCTTGGCACCATCGCCTGGGCCCAGGGTGATTTCTCCACCGCGGGTGATCAGTTCGCCGCTGCGGCGCAACAGGCGCCGGGAGACCGTGATGTCTGGCTGCGCAAGGCGGAGTTCGAGCTCTCTCAGGGGCTGCTCGACGAATCGATAAGATCCTTTCAGGCTGCCCTCGAACTGCCCGGCGGTGCGATATCGGCGCGGTTGGGTCTCACCCGCGCATACCTTGCACAGGGCCAGCTCGAGCTCGCCGCGACTGAGGTCGATCAGGTACTCAGATCCTCGTCGGGTCTGTTTCTTGCTCACTATCTGGATGCGCTGATCAAGTATCAGCGCAAGGACTTCAATGGTGCCGAAGCGGCGCTTCGGGAGGTGCAGCGCACGGTGCCTGATCATGCACCCAGTCTCTACCTGATGGGAGCCGTCAAATTTCAGCAGGATCAGCTCAATCAGGCGGCAGACACCCTGCAGCGCTATCTCGCGGGTGATCGCGGCAATGAGTCCGCCGGCAAGCTGCTTGCCGCCGTCCGCATGAAGCAAGGCAATCGCGAAGCGGTGTACGAAACCCTGCAGCCTTACCTGGCAGGCAGTCGTGACCCGCAGATACTTGCCATGGCTGGTACTGCGAGCCTCCAGCTGGGTCGCACCGCACAGGCCACGGAGCTGCTGCAGCGTGCCGTTGAACTCGCACCTGATGCCGCGGTGTTTCGAAATCAGCTTGCCTTAAGTCTGCTCTCGGCTGGCGAGGATACCCGTGCGCTGGGAGCGCTGGAATCGGCGATAGCCGTCGATGGCAATCAGTTCCAGAGTGACATGCTGCTGGCCATGCTGCACATGAAGGAGGGCAATTATGCCGCCGCAGTTCAGGCAAGCAGAGCCATTGTCGAAAAGAACTCGACGAGTCCGCTCGGTTACAATATGGAAGGCGCGGCGCTGCTTGGCGAGGGTGATATCGACGCTGCTCGCAAGGCTTTCGAGCGGGCGCTCGAGGTCGATGCAGCATTCCTTCCGGCAGCAAGCAATCTGGCCCGGCTCGATCGGAGTGAAGGGGACCTTGCTGGCGCCATTCAGCGTTTCGAATCCGTCCTTGCTGCGAATCCGGAGGAGGTCGGCGCGCTGCTGGGACTGGCAGATCTGGTGGCAAATGAAGGGCGGCTGAAAGAGGCAGAAGAATACCTGGCGAGAGTCGTTGCCATCAGGCCGGACAATGTTCGTGCGCAGATGGGTCTGGTGCGCCTGCAGCTGGCACAGAATCAGCTGAGTCGCGCAGACGTGCAGTTGAAGTCACTGCTGGACCTGGCGCCGGATAATGTCGATGTGCTGATGCTGGCGGCGGAACTTGCGCTGCGTAAAGGCGACAATCAGGCAGCGCTGGCGGCAACGGAGCGCCTGCAGACCCTGGCGGGCACGCGCGGGATGGGATCGGCGTCCTTTCTTGCCGGGCTCGGTACCCTGCAGAGTCGGACGGGCCAGATCGCCCTGGCCCGCAGGAATCTGGAAGCAGCTATGGCGGCGCAGCCGAGCGATGCTCAGCGTGTCCTTCTGCAGCTCGAGCTGGCGCGCCTGGACCTGCGCGAAAAGCAGGTGGCGCGCGCACAGCAGCGGCTCTCGGAACTCTCCGATGCTGAAGCGGCGCGACCGGATGTTGCGCTGCTGCAGGCGGACGTGCTGCTGGCGCAGGGCGATCAGGAAGGCGCCTATCTTGGTTACGAGACGCTCGCAGCTGCCGGCGTACGGGAAGGCGTGATGCGCGTCGCGCTGCTGCGTCAGCAGCAGGGGCGCATAGACGACGCCCTTGCCCGGCTGGATGACTGGATCCGCTCCAATCCGGAAGACGTTGGCGCCAAACTGCTGCGGGCGGATGCGCTGATGCGTCAGTCTGACAAGGCGGCGGCCATTTCACAGTACGAGCAGCTTTTGTCAGCGGATAATCCGATCGTGCTGAACAATCTGGCGTGGCTGTACATGGAGCGCGGTGACAAGCGGGCGTTGTCTGCGGCGCAGCGCGCGACCGAACTCGCCCCGGATAACCCGGATATCCTCGATACGCTGGGATGGGTGCTCGTGCAGTCCGGTGATGCGAAAGGTGCGCTGCGCCACCTGCGCCGCAGCGCTCAGCTCAATCCGGACAATGCCACGGTGCGTTACCACCTGGCGATTGCCTATCTCGAGGGCGGCGACCGGGCAGCTGCGGCGACCGAACTTCGACAGGCACTGCAGCTGGGAGAGTTTCCTGAAGCAACCGAGGCCCGGGCGCGACTGGCGGAGCTGTCTGCTTCCTGA
- a CDS encoding outer membrane beta-barrel protein → MNAQHPGILLLAGCALFTAANTQALDFGATVHYTSEYTTNTLRTESDEIDEWIQEPGVDLTVAHDTASLELDGAYGYSRRFYDKDYWSDYNSTTGSGNAVWHALPERLDFHLRNSRTESTQQALDTPLPDNRQVVSTTEAGSTLMLQPRQGDDLQFEYQYVDISPSSTSTGSTRNNGTGRYILGLSPNRFLQLETTYSDIKYDGVAFTNAEYWLATLGYRQTGNQLDVDVNYGHNWYKRSGQADTDDPSYDLALTWRASANSTFTLDGSHRITDQSSSLTDDAGSTGAVSENTATNAAFKESSADMGLTQIFGRTTLTLGGFWRKEQYAEGVQLSNETTGGRIGLSRDLTRNTVLNLNGEYANRKFSDQGDNQDETRLSVNLLHELGRALDLSWGVRYEDRQADISTSYDEWIGYVTISYQVLGAGNR, encoded by the coding sequence ATGAATGCTCAGCACCCGGGCATATTGCTGCTGGCCGGTTGTGCACTGTTCACCGCGGCAAACACCCAGGCTCTGGATTTCGGTGCAACCGTCCACTACACGTCGGAATACACGACGAACACCCTGCGTACTGAATCCGATGAGATCGATGAATGGATTCAGGAACCCGGGGTGGATCTCACGGTTGCACACGATACTGCCAGCCTGGAACTCGATGGCGCCTACGGCTACTCGCGCCGCTTTTATGATAAGGACTACTGGAGCGACTACAACAGCACGACGGGCAGTGGCAATGCGGTCTGGCACGCGCTTCCGGAACGGCTTGATTTTCACCTGCGCAACTCCCGCACAGAGTCAACGCAGCAGGCGCTGGACACCCCACTGCCGGACAACCGCCAGGTCGTATCGACCACAGAAGCCGGCAGCACTCTGATGCTGCAGCCCCGCCAGGGCGATGACCTGCAGTTCGAGTATCAGTACGTGGACATCAGCCCCAGTTCCACCAGCACGGGCAGCACCCGCAACAATGGCACCGGTCGCTATATCCTCGGCCTGTCCCCCAATCGTTTCCTGCAGCTGGAAACGACATACAGTGACATCAAGTACGACGGTGTTGCGTTTACCAACGCCGAGTACTGGCTCGCGACCCTGGGTTATCGGCAGACGGGCAATCAGCTCGACGTCGACGTCAACTACGGACACAACTGGTACAAACGGTCCGGCCAGGCCGATACCGACGACCCTTCCTACGACCTCGCACTGACCTGGCGGGCATCGGCGAATTCAACCTTTACCCTGGACGGGTCCCACCGTATCACAGACCAGTCGAGCAGCCTCACTGACGATGCCGGCAGCACCGGCGCGGTAAGTGAAAACACGGCCACCAATGCTGCCTTCAAGGAGTCCTCGGCAGACATGGGGCTTACCCAGATCTTCGGACGAACTACCCTGACCCTGGGCGGCTTCTGGAGAAAGGAGCAGTACGCGGAGGGTGTCCAACTCAGCAATGAAACCACCGGGGGGCGGATCGGCCTGTCCCGGGACCTTACGCGTAATACGGTTCTCAACCTGAACGGCGAGTACGCGAACCGGAAGTTCAGCGATCAGGGCGACAATCAGGACGAGACGCGGTTGAGTGTGAATCTGCTGCATGAGCTGGGTCGCGCGCTGGATCTGAGCTGGGGCGTGCGCTACGAGGACCGCCAGGCGGACATCAGCACCAGCTACGACGAATGGATCGGCTATGTAACGATCTCCTACCAGGTGCTCGGCGCGGGTAACCGCTGA
- a CDS encoding polysaccharide biosynthesis/export family protein has protein sequence MRHRLFTPGSRNSLCFALLLGLTACTSTAPPPPAPIAPPEFTSEYRIGVGDSLSVNVWRNPDLSVAVPVRPDGKVSVPLAGDVMVGDKTPEEVAADITERLATFIRDPYVTVIVTDMGSDEYRSRVRVTGAVTSPVSLPYRQGMTVLDVVLEAGGVTEFANPSRATLFTRAGERREVNLDRILNRGDMSTNYALGPGDVVTVPERAF, from the coding sequence ATGCGCCATCGTCTTTTCACTCCTGGGAGTCGAAATTCCCTCTGCTTTGCACTCCTGCTCGGTCTTACCGCCTGCACTTCCACCGCTCCGCCACCGCCGGCACCCATCGCTCCTCCCGAGTTCACCAGCGAGTACCGGATCGGCGTCGGTGACAGCCTGTCCGTCAATGTCTGGCGCAATCCGGATCTCAGTGTCGCCGTACCCGTGCGGCCGGACGGCAAGGTCTCGGTGCCCCTGGCAGGCGATGTCATGGTCGGTGACAAAACACCCGAAGAAGTTGCGGCGGACATCACCGAGCGTCTCGCCACATTCATCAGGGATCCCTATGTCACGGTGATCGTGACGGACATGGGCAGCGATGAATACCGTTCCCGGGTCAGGGTGACGGGTGCCGTAACCAGCCCGGTAAGCCTGCCGTATCGGCAGGGGATGACGGTCCTGGACGTCGTTCTGGAGGCTGGCGGGGTCACTGAATTCGCAAACCCGTCCAGAGCGACACTCTTCACCCGGGCGGGAGAGCGTCGAGAGGTAAATCTCGACCGCATCCTCAATCGGGGTGACATGAGCACCAACTATGCACTCGGGCCCGGCGACGTCGTGACCGTTCCGGAACGGGCATTCTGA
- the msrA gene encoding peptide-methionine (S)-S-oxide reductase MsrA: protein MKKAWLLAMLVWLSALPVTADADRAVLAGGCFWCMESDFESLEGVSDVVSGFTGGSVPDPTYNGDHTGHYEAVEITYDAAVIDYQGILDHYWVNIDPFDAYGQFCDKGPSYRAAIFVATTRERELAEASRRAVAEMFPGQRVVTEILDASTFYPIKGDEEYHQDFYKKSPIRYKTYRWGCGRDRRLREIWGERSE, encoded by the coding sequence ATGAAAAAGGCGTGGTTGCTCGCGATGCTGGTCTGGCTGTCGGCACTGCCAGTCACCGCCGATGCAGACAGAGCGGTACTGGCCGGCGGCTGCTTCTGGTGCATGGAATCGGACTTCGAGTCGCTGGAGGGGGTGAGCGACGTAGTCTCCGGTTTCACCGGCGGCAGTGTGCCGGATCCGACCTACAACGGCGATCACACCGGTCACTATGAGGCGGTCGAGATCACCTACGATGCTGCGGTGATCGACTATCAGGGCATCCTCGATCACTACTGGGTCAACATTGATCCCTTCGATGCTTACGGGCAGTTCTGTGACAAAGGCCCCAGCTATCGGGCCGCAATTTTTGTCGCCACAACCCGGGAGCGGGAGCTGGCCGAAGCCTCCAGACGCGCAGTTGCCGAGATGTTTCCCGGACAGCGCGTGGTGACGGAAATTCTCGATGCGTCGACGTTCTATCCGATCAAAGGCGATGAGGAATACCACCAGGATTTCTATAAGAAAAGCCCGATCCGCTACAAAACCTATCGATGGGGTTGCGGTCGGGATCGGCGCCTGCGTGAAATCTGGGGCGAGCGCTCGGAGTAA
- a CDS encoding FAD-dependent monooxygenase translates to MQPLRILIVGGGIGGLTAALCLARRGHRIELFEQAAEFSEVGAGLQLSPNCTRVLHDLGLEQALRECAFLPQATEFRDWRSGRVIARTPLGNSLVARYGAPYYHVHRGDLLQMLVAAAERSQNILLHPGAAVTDLSESGERVQISAGASTCEGDVLVGTDGIHSRVRAELWGAAQPTFTGNVAWRALVPVERLPAGFVRPASTAWWGPHRHFVHYYVRGGTLVNCVCVVEKQGWEVESWTERGDYAELRSDFSGWHADVQQLIDNVDRDSLFKWALYDRAPMPRWGRGRVTLLGDACHPTLPFMAQGAAMAIEDAAVLAGCLGREGDVPGRLLAYEDLRRGRTAWIQNGSRRNARLFHLSGVPAWLRNRAARSAGARTMHRLYSYNPLEVADRASAGLDNSTD, encoded by the coding sequence GTGCAACCTTTAAGAATACTCATCGTCGGGGGTGGCATCGGCGGGCTTACCGCGGCTCTCTGTCTTGCCAGACGCGGTCATCGGATCGAGCTTTTCGAGCAGGCCGCGGAGTTCTCGGAAGTCGGTGCCGGCCTCCAGCTCTCGCCGAACTGTACACGGGTGCTCCACGATCTGGGCCTTGAACAGGCACTGCGCGAGTGCGCCTTTCTGCCTCAGGCAACTGAATTCCGGGACTGGCGGTCTGGCCGGGTCATCGCCCGCACGCCTCTCGGTAACAGTCTGGTGGCGCGCTATGGCGCACCCTACTATCACGTGCATCGCGGCGATCTGCTGCAGATGCTGGTAGCGGCCGCGGAACGTTCTCAGAACATCCTGTTGCATCCCGGCGCTGCGGTCACTGATCTGTCTGAAAGCGGTGAGCGGGTGCAGATCAGTGCCGGTGCGTCGACTTGTGAGGGTGATGTGCTGGTGGGCACTGATGGCATTCATTCGCGGGTTCGCGCTGAACTCTGGGGTGCGGCACAACCCACATTCACCGGAAACGTTGCCTGGCGGGCGCTGGTGCCGGTCGAGCGGCTGCCCGCTGGGTTCGTACGTCCGGCGTCCACCGCATGGTGGGGGCCGCACCGGCACTTCGTGCATTACTACGTGCGGGGTGGCACCCTGGTGAACTGTGTCTGTGTGGTTGAGAAACAGGGTTGGGAAGTGGAATCCTGGACCGAGCGCGGTGATTACGCGGAGCTGAGATCCGATTTCTCGGGCTGGCACGCGGACGTGCAGCAGCTGATCGACAATGTGGACCGCGATTCGCTGTTCAAGTGGGCCCTGTACGATCGAGCCCCCATGCCGCGCTGGGGACGAGGCCGAGTCACCCTGCTCGGCGATGCCTGCCATCCGACCCTGCCCTTCATGGCGCAGGGTGCAGCCATGGCGATCGAAGATGCTGCAGTTCTGGCGGGGTGTCTCGGCCGCGAAGGCGATGTGCCCGGGCGACTTCTTGCGTACGAGGATTTGCGGCGCGGGCGCACAGCGTGGATTCAGAACGGGTCGCGGCGCAACGCCAGACTTTTCCATCTGTCCGGTGTCCCGGCCTGGCTGCGCAATCGTGCGGCGCGCAGCGCCGGAGCGCGTACCATGCACAGGCTTTACAGCTACAATCCTCTCGAGGTGGCAGATCGTGCGTCTGCCGGGCTCGATAATTCGACAGATTGA
- a CDS encoding VOC family protein, with protein MNKAEGLHHLAICTADMKAQIEFFTDKLGMELVALYWMHGVENTWHGFLRLNDESSIAFVSNPEIEKIPRVLGQSHAGNPGANSAGGTMQHLALKVKDNDELLDMRDRLRSKGVPVLGPIDHGFCCSIYFAGPENLSLEFSWSREAINAEAWIDPEVVALAGISAKELERFKHPAGFQGKGGKVAQPDVTKTAGPHMSNYPEGAYEKVMSVPDEAMLHSVESEPPVKLPA; from the coding sequence ATGAACAAGGCGGAAGGACTGCATCACCTGGCGATCTGCACGGCGGATATGAAAGCACAGATCGAATTCTTTACCGACAAGCTGGGCATGGAACTGGTTGCCCTGTACTGGATGCACGGTGTGGAAAACACCTGGCACGGTTTCCTGCGGCTGAACGACGAAAGCTCCATTGCCTTCGTCTCCAATCCGGAGATTGAGAAAATTCCTCGAGTGCTGGGTCAATCCCATGCGGGCAACCCGGGGGCCAACTCCGCGGGTGGCACCATGCAGCATCTGGCGCTGAAGGTGAAGGACAACGACGAGCTGCTGGATATGCGGGATCGGCTGCGCAGCAAAGGGGTGCCGGTGCTGGGTCCGATCGACCATGGATTCTGCTGTTCCATCTATTTTGCAGGTCCTGAGAATCTGTCGCTGGAGTTCAGCTGGTCCAGGGAAGCGATTAATGCGGAAGCCTGGATCGATCCGGAGGTGGTGGCACTGGCGGGTATTTCTGCGAAAGAACTCGAGCGTTTCAAACACCCGGCAGGCTTCCAGGGCAAAGGCGGAAAAGTTGCACAGCCCGATGTCACGAAGACAGCGGGCCCACACATGAGCAATTACCCGGAAGGGGCTTACGAAAAAGTCATGAGCGTGCCGGACGAAGCCATGCTGCATTCGGTGGAGAGCGAGCCGCCGGTGAAACTGCCAGCCTGA